A region of Pseudomonas sp. Marseille-Q3773 DNA encodes the following proteins:
- a CDS encoding CAP domain-containing protein codes for MRVLSSVAALSLALVVSTGALAATGEEAQLIDSINAYRSKAQPCGGEASLELPPLNSDTRLALSPEGTRDLQQAMTRAAYPMVNVQAISLSGPRDARAAMHAIEESFCQVVLDPQFVDIGVSQEGREWRIVLARPLLSGRLGDWQAEGQKVLQEINAARKVPRQCGGQPFAAAPALSWSGVLAGVAANHTRAMANQNFFDHIDKDGRTPGDRAELAGYLYRQIGENIAAGRDTAHKVVDGWLDSPGHCATLMNPEFRELGAAYAVDPKSDAGIYWTGVFGAPQ; via the coding sequence ATGCGCGTCCTGTCATCCGTTGCCGCCTTGTCGCTGGCCCTGGTCGTCTCGACCGGGGCACTGGCTGCCACCGGCGAAGAGGCGCAACTGATCGATTCGATCAATGCCTACCGCAGCAAGGCCCAGCCCTGTGGTGGTGAAGCGTCGCTGGAGCTGCCGCCGCTCAACAGCGACACCCGCCTGGCGTTGTCGCCAGAAGGTACCCGCGACCTGCAGCAGGCCATGACCCGCGCCGCCTATCCCATGGTCAACGTGCAAGCCATCAGCCTGTCGGGGCCGCGCGATGCGCGCGCCGCCATGCACGCCATCGAGGAGAGCTTCTGCCAGGTGGTGCTCGACCCGCAGTTTGTCGATATCGGCGTCAGCCAGGAAGGCCGCGAATGGCGTATCGTGCTGGCGCGGCCGCTGCTCAGCGGCCGCCTGGGCGACTGGCAGGCCGAAGGGCAGAAAGTGCTGCAGGAAATCAACGCCGCGCGCAAGGTACCGCGCCAGTGCGGTGGCCAGCCGTTTGCCGCCGCCCCGGCGCTGAGCTGGAGCGGGGTACTGGCCGGCGTCGCCGCCAACCACACCCGGGCCATGGCCAACCAGAACTTCTTCGACCACATCGACAAGGATGGCCGTACCCCCGGTGACCGGGCCGAACTGGCCGGCTACCTGTACCGGCAGATTGGCGAGAACATCGCCGCAGGGCGTGATACCGCGCACAAGGTGGTCGATGGCTGGCTGGACAGCCCGGGGCATTGCGCCACGCTGATGAACCCGGAGTTCCGCGAACTGGGGGCTGCCTATGCGGTGGACCCGAAAAGCGATGCAGGCATCTACTGGACGGGAGTGTTCGGGGCTCCGCAATGA
- a CDS encoding cell wall hydrolase, with amino-acid sequence MRLAWMVVGLASALLAGPLQAADAAKAAVAEDKAEVLEEKVLEEAPPPGKAEILTPGEAQAVDPAGQAPLDDSLTCLARTVYWEAKGADAEDMAAVASVVLNRLGREGFPDSICGVVKQGVESKACQFSWWCDGRPDQVEEPQRYGIAKEIARKALNQQLKDTTGGALYFHDRNVHPDWAKAYRRTAQTRHFLFYKPNQALAR; translated from the coding sequence ATGCGCCTTGCTTGGATGGTGGTCGGCCTGGCCTCGGCGTTGCTCGCAGGCCCCTTGCAGGCGGCCGATGCGGCCAAGGCCGCCGTCGCCGAGGACAAGGCCGAAGTACTCGAGGAAAAAGTGCTGGAGGAAGCGCCACCCCCCGGGAAGGCCGAAATCCTCACCCCCGGTGAGGCGCAGGCCGTGGACCCGGCCGGCCAGGCACCGCTGGATGACAGCCTCACCTGCCTGGCCCGCACCGTCTACTGGGAAGCCAAGGGTGCCGACGCCGAAGACATGGCCGCCGTGGCCAGCGTGGTGCTCAATCGCCTGGGCAGAGAGGGTTTCCCGGACAGCATCTGCGGCGTGGTCAAGCAAGGCGTGGAGAGCAAGGCCTGCCAGTTTTCCTGGTGGTGCGACGGGCGTCCCGACCAGGTCGAGGAGCCGCAGCGCTACGGCATTGCAAAGGAGATCGCACGCAAAGCGCTCAACCAGCAACTGAAAGATACCACCGGTGGCGCGCTGTACTTTCATGATCGCAACGTGCACCCGGACTGGGCCAAGGCCTATCGCAGGACGGCCCAGACCCGGCATTTTCTCTTCTACAAGCCAAACCAGGCGCTGGCGCGCTGA
- a CDS encoding helix-turn-helix domain-containing protein, with amino-acid sequence MSPDIRLLILPLPDFALLPFGAFLDKLRFSADDEDYSQQRYCSWTVAGLSPDPVRSSSGAVVQVEALLSQLDLGSFDYLVVFGGRNALVTAALAPCYKTLLRQAGKAGVKLVGVDNGAFLLAACGLLEGHKVVVHWRHEAEFRAAFPQLQVLPEQLYCIDGSRITCAGGTAAIDLAVALLSGACGRTRALKGLADMLVDDPRDSRHALRSLELGPGQGRQVQRAQALMRHHLGTPWTVERLAAELGISRRQLDRQFHASHGMSAKAWWLEMRLQQARWRLLNSSHSLAQIADEVGLGDASYLGKCVRRRFGCSALELRAVAL; translated from the coding sequence ATGTCACCCGACATCCGCTTGCTGATCTTGCCGTTACCGGATTTCGCCTTGCTGCCGTTCGGCGCCTTTCTCGACAAATTGCGCTTCAGCGCCGATGACGAGGATTACAGCCAGCAGCGTTATTGCAGCTGGACCGTGGCAGGGCTCAGCCCTGACCCGGTACGCTCGAGCAGTGGTGCGGTGGTACAGGTCGAGGCCCTGCTCAGCCAGCTTGACCTGGGCAGCTTCGATTATCTGGTGGTATTCGGTGGGCGCAACGCCCTGGTCACTGCCGCATTGGCGCCTTGCTACAAGACGCTGCTCAGGCAAGCGGGCAAAGCCGGCGTCAAGCTGGTGGGGGTGGACAATGGCGCCTTCCTGCTGGCTGCATGCGGCTTGCTGGAGGGGCACAAGGTGGTCGTGCACTGGCGCCATGAAGCCGAGTTTCGTGCAGCCTTTCCGCAGTTGCAGGTGCTGCCTGAGCAGCTGTATTGCATTGACGGCAGCCGCATCACCTGCGCTGGTGGTACCGCTGCCATCGACCTGGCCGTCGCGCTGTTGTCCGGCGCCTGTGGGCGCACCCGGGCGCTCAAGGGCCTGGCCGACATGCTGGTGGATGACCCGCGTGACAGTCGCCATGCCTTGCGCTCGCTGGAGCTGGGGCCAGGGCAGGGGCGGCAGGTGCAGCGGGCACAAGCGCTGATGCGTCACCACTTGGGTACGCCGTGGACGGTGGAGCGCCTGGCAGCGGAGTTGGGCATCAGCCGCCGCCAGCTGGACCGGCAGTTTCATGCCAGCCATGGCATGAGCGCCAAGGCCTGGTGGCTGGAAATGCGCTTGCAGCAGGCGCGCTGGCGCTTGCTCAATTCCAGCCATAGCCTGGCGCAGATTGCCGACGAAGTGGGCCTGGGCGACGCCAGTTACCTGGGCAAGTGCGTACGCCGGCGGTTCGGTTGTAGCGCCCTTGAATTGCGTGCAGTTGCCCTTTAG
- a CDS encoding LysR family transcriptional regulator, with amino-acid sequence MDKLLAMKMFVATVDAQGFSAAARRLGLATSSVTRLVDGLETALGATLLNRSTRQVSLTEAGARYYERARGIFEALDEADASVADRGEEPVGVLRLCLPVEFGRRVIAPHLGSFLAQHPALELDIDLSDRLDDLLDGRYDLSIRLGDPSPNDELVCRQLGRFERWLVASPAYLAGRDALEHPRQLLEHACLRFRYGQKGRPWRLARAQESLELDVSGPLRSANADLLRETALAGSGIALLADWLVHEDVAAGRLQRVFADWQASPGAANSSINALYLPNHRGSRRVNAFMHFCDGLLTPRG; translated from the coding sequence ATGGACAAACTCCTGGCGATGAAAATGTTCGTGGCCACCGTCGATGCCCAGGGCTTTTCGGCTGCCGCGCGCAGGCTTGGGTTGGCGACCTCGTCGGTGACGCGCCTGGTCGATGGCCTGGAAACCGCGTTGGGCGCCACCTTGCTCAATCGCTCGACGCGCCAGGTCAGCCTGACCGAGGCCGGCGCACGCTATTACGAGCGCGCCCGGGGTATTTTCGAAGCGCTGGACGAGGCCGATGCCAGCGTCGCCGACCGCGGCGAGGAGCCTGTCGGCGTGCTGCGCCTGTGCTTGCCGGTGGAATTCGGCAGGCGGGTCATCGCCCCGCACCTCGGGTCGTTCCTGGCGCAGCACCCGGCACTGGAACTGGATATCGACCTCAGCGACCGCCTGGATGACCTGCTCGACGGCCGCTACGACCTGTCGATCCGCCTGGGTGACCCTTCACCCAACGACGAGCTGGTGTGTCGCCAGTTGGGGCGCTTCGAGCGGTGGCTGGTGGCCAGCCCGGCTTACCTGGCCGGGCGTGACGCACTGGAGCATCCACGGCAGTTGCTGGAGCACGCCTGCCTGCGCTTTCGCTACGGGCAGAAAGGCCGCCCCTGGCGTCTGGCCCGGGCACAGGAAAGCCTGGAGCTGGATGTGAGCGGGCCGTTGCGCAGTGCCAACGCCGACCTGTTGCGCGAAACCGCGTTGGCCGGCAGCGGCATTGCGCTGCTGGCCGATTGGCTGGTACACGAGGATGTCGCAGCGGGGCGCCTGCAGCGGGTGTTCGCTGACTGGCAAGCCAGCCCCGGGGCGGCCAACAGCAGTATCAATGCCCTGTACCTGCCCAACCATCGTGGCTCACGGCGGGTGAATGCGTTCATGCACTTTTGCGACGGCTTGCTGACACCGCGTGGCTAG
- a CDS encoding glucose/quinate/shikimate family membrane-bound PQQ-dependent dehydrogenase, giving the protein MKAIPRASGATHIILVGLGVIIALLGLLLAAGGVKLAGLGGSWYFLIGGLAMAIAGVLIARRKPAGAWLYAAFLLGTAIWALVDVGLVFWPLFSRLFMFGAIGLVVALVYPLLARASGASSGRGAYGVAAVMAVALVVAVGNMFVAHPTVAPAGKGPGMTPVEAGKQQKDWAHYGNTEGGSRFAALDQINRDNVSKLQVAWTYHTGDVAVSDGNGAEDQLTPLQVGNKVFICTPHNNLIALDADSGKELWKNPINAQSKVWQRCRGMAYFDASAPIAQPTQPNSTPVTVGSVPAGANCQRRLLTNTIDGRLIAVDADTGEFCQGFGNNGQVNLLAGLGNVPDSYYQLSSAPLMAGTTVVVGGRIADNVQTDMPGGVIRGFDVFSGEMRWAFDPGNPQDRQAPQGDKTYVRSTPNSWAPMSYDPAMNTVFLPMGSSSTDIYGVERTRLDHTYGASVLALDATTGNQKWVFQTVHNDLWDFDLPMQPSLIDFTRDDGQSVPAVVIGTKAGQIYVLDRATGKPLTQVDEVPVKPGNIPNEPYSPTQPKSVGMPQIGAQTLTESDMWGATPYDQLLCRIDFKKMRYDGLYTAPGTDLALSFPGSLGGMNWGSISTDPVHGFIFVNDMRLGLWIQMIPSQNKGGAASGGEALNTGMGAVPLKGTPYAVNKNRFLSVAGIPCQAPPFGTLTAIDMKTRQVAWQVPVGTVEDTGPLGIRMHLPIKIGLPTLGGTLSTQGGLVFIAGTQDFYLRAYDSSNGNEIWKAGLPVGSQGGPMTYVSPKTGKQYVVVTAGGARQSTDRGDYVMAYALP; this is encoded by the coding sequence ATGAAAGCAATACCGCGCGCTTCCGGCGCCACACACATCATCCTGGTCGGCCTGGGCGTGATCATCGCCCTGCTTGGCCTCCTCCTGGCGGCGGGCGGCGTCAAGCTGGCCGGCCTGGGCGGTTCCTGGTACTTCCTGATCGGCGGCCTGGCCATGGCCATCGCTGGTGTTCTCATCGCACGTCGCAAGCCGGCGGGCGCCTGGCTGTACGCGGCGTTCCTGCTGGGTACCGCGATCTGGGCACTGGTCGACGTTGGCCTGGTGTTCTGGCCGCTGTTCTCGCGCCTGTTCATGTTCGGCGCCATCGGCCTGGTGGTGGCGCTGGTCTACCCGCTGCTGGCGCGTGCCAGCGGCGCCAGCAGCGGCCGTGGTGCCTATGGCGTGGCCGCGGTCATGGCCGTGGCGCTGGTCGTCGCCGTCGGCAACATGTTCGTTGCCCACCCCACTGTCGCTCCTGCCGGCAAAGGCCCAGGCATGACCCCGGTCGAAGCCGGCAAGCAGCAGAAGGACTGGGCGCACTACGGCAATACCGAAGGCGGCAGCCGCTTCGCCGCGCTGGACCAGATCAATCGCGACAACGTCAGCAAGCTCCAGGTGGCCTGGACCTACCACACCGGTGACGTGGCCGTCAGCGACGGCAACGGTGCGGAGGACCAGCTGACCCCGCTGCAGGTGGGCAACAAGGTGTTCATCTGCACTCCGCACAACAACCTGATCGCGCTCGACGCCGACTCCGGCAAGGAACTGTGGAAGAACCCGATCAACGCCCAGTCCAAGGTGTGGCAGCGCTGCCGTGGCATGGCCTATTTCGATGCCAGCGCGCCAATTGCCCAGCCAACCCAGCCGAACAGCACGCCGGTCACCGTCGGTAGCGTGCCGGCCGGTGCCAACTGCCAGCGTCGCCTGCTGACCAACACCATCGATGGCCGCCTGATCGCCGTCGACGCCGACACCGGCGAGTTCTGCCAGGGCTTCGGCAACAACGGCCAGGTCAACCTGCTGGCCGGCCTGGGCAACGTACCGGACTCCTACTACCAGCTGTCCTCTGCCCCGCTGATGGCCGGCACCACGGTGGTGGTCGGCGGGCGTATCGCCGATAACGTGCAGACCGACATGCCTGGCGGCGTGATCCGTGGTTTCGACGTGTTCAGCGGTGAAATGCGCTGGGCCTTCGACCCGGGCAACCCGCAAGACCGGCAGGCGCCACAGGGCGACAAGACCTACGTGCGCAGCACCCCGAACAGCTGGGCACCGATGTCCTACGACCCGGCGATGAACACCGTATTCCTGCCGATGGGCTCGTCGTCCACCGATATCTACGGCGTCGAACGCACCCGGCTGGACCACACCTACGGCGCTTCGGTGCTGGCCCTGGACGCCACCACCGGCAACCAGAAGTGGGTGTTCCAGACCGTGCACAACGACCTGTGGGACTTCGACCTGCCGATGCAGCCGAGCCTGATCGACTTCACCAGGGACGACGGCCAGTCGGTACCGGCGGTGGTGATCGGCACCAAGGCCGGGCAGATCTACGTGCTCGACCGCGCCACCGGCAAGCCGCTGACCCAGGTCGACGAAGTGCCGGTCAAGCCCGGCAACATTCCCAACGAACCCTATTCCCCGACCCAGCCGAAGTCGGTGGGCATGCCGCAGATCGGCGCACAGACCCTGACCGAGTCCGACATGTGGGGCGCCACACCGTACGACCAGCTGCTGTGCCGTATCGACTTCAAGAAGATGCGTTATGACGGCCTGTACACCGCACCAGGCACCGACCTGGCGCTGAGCTTCCCGGGCTCGCTGGGCGGCATGAACTGGGGCAGCATTTCCACCGACCCGGTGCATGGTTTCATCTTCGTCAATGACATGCGCCTGGGCCTGTGGATCCAGATGATTCCGTCGCAGAACAAGGGCGGTGCGGCCTCCGGCGGTGAGGCCCTGAACACCGGCATGGGCGCCGTACCGCTCAAGGGCACCCCGTATGCGGTAAACAAGAACCGCTTCCTCTCGGTAGCCGGTATTCCGTGCCAGGCGCCACCATTCGGCACCCTGACCGCCATCGACATGAAAACCCGCCAGGTGGCCTGGCAGGTGCCGGTCGGTACTGTCGAAGACACCGGCCCGCTCGGCATCCGCATGCACCTGCCGATCAAGATCGGCCTGCCAACCCTCGGCGGCACCCTGTCGACCCAAGGTGGCCTGGTGTTCATCGCCGGCACCCAGGACTTCTACCTGCGTGCCTATGACAGCAGCAACGGCAACGAGATCTGGAAGGCCGGCCTGCCCGTGGGCAGCCAGGGCGGCCCGATGACCTATGTCTCGCCGAAAACCGGCAAGCAATACGTGGTGGTCACCGCTGGCGGCGCGCGCCAATCGACTGACCGTGGCGACTACGTGATGGCTTACGCACTGCCGTAA
- a CDS encoding MFS transporter, with protein sequence MNPSLAAAQPAATGLSRALVALLAFCCGAIVANIYYAQPIVGLIAPDLGLSTEHASLIVSLTQLGYALGLLLLVPLADLLENRRLMVATAVLAGVSLLLAGTSRSGQGQLFLGYALLIGFSSVAVQMLIPLAAHLAPEQQRGRVVGNIMGGLLLGILLARPLSSVVADHFGWRAVFVGAAGVMLAIILLLALTLPQRRPEHKASYAGLMLSLLTLLRRYPLLRQRSLYQALMFAAFSLYWTAVPMALAGEHGLSQSQIAIFALVGAVGAVAAPLAGRLADAGHARAGSLLALLLAPAALLLGLTAPGYSVIGLGLTGVLLDFAVQMNMVIGQREVYALDPASRGRLNAVYMTSIFLGGALGSAVASAVFSQFGWQGVAWVGAGLPGVALVIYLAKARRN encoded by the coding sequence ATGAACCCCTCCCTTGCTGCCGCCCAGCCGGCAGCCACCGGCCTGAGCCGGGCCCTGGTCGCACTGCTGGCGTTCTGCTGCGGCGCGATTGTCGCCAACATCTACTATGCCCAGCCCATCGTCGGGCTGATCGCCCCGGACCTTGGGCTGTCCACCGAACATGCCAGCCTGATCGTCTCGCTCACCCAGCTAGGCTACGCCTTGGGCCTGTTGCTGCTGGTGCCGCTGGCCGACCTGCTGGAAAACCGCCGGCTGATGGTGGCCACGGCGGTGCTGGCCGGGGTCAGCCTGCTGCTGGCGGGTACCAGCCGCAGTGGCCAGGGCCAGCTATTCCTCGGCTATGCGCTGCTGATCGGTTTCAGTTCGGTAGCGGTGCAGATGCTCATTCCGCTGGCGGCGCACCTGGCGCCGGAGCAGCAGCGCGGACGCGTGGTCGGCAACATCATGGGCGGCCTGTTGCTGGGCATCCTGCTGGCGCGGCCGCTGTCGAGCGTGGTGGCCGACCACTTTGGCTGGCGCGCGGTGTTCGTCGGTGCCGCCGGGGTCATGCTGGCGATCATCCTGTTGCTGGCGCTGACCTTGCCGCAGCGTCGCCCCGAGCACAAGGCCAGCTATGCCGGCTTGATGCTGTCGCTGCTGACGCTGCTGCGCCGCTACCCCTTGCTGCGCCAGCGCTCGCTTTACCAGGCGTTGATGTTCGCGGCGTTCAGCCTGTACTGGACCGCGGTGCCGATGGCCCTGGCCGGTGAGCATGGCTTGTCACAGAGCCAGATCGCGATATTCGCCCTGGTGGGCGCGGTGGGTGCCGTTGCCGCCCCGCTGGCCGGTCGCCTCGCCGATGCCGGGCATGCCCGGGCTGGCTCGCTGCTGGCGCTGCTGCTGGCCCCGGCGGCCCTGCTACTGGGGCTGACAGCGCCGGGCTACAGCGTGATTGGTCTGGGCCTTACCGGGGTGCTGCTGGATTTCGCCGTGCAGATGAACATGGTGATCGGCCAGCGCGAGGTGTACGCGCTGGACCCGGCCAGCCGCGGGCGGCTCAACGCGGTGTACATGACCAGCATCTTCCTCGGCGGGGCGCTGGGCTCGGCGGTCGCCAGCGCAGTGTTCAGCCAGTTCGGCTGGCAGGGCGTGGCGTGGGTGGGGGCCGGGTTGCCGGGTGTAGCCTTGGTCATCTACCTGGCCAAGGCCCGTCGCAACTGA
- a CDS encoding carbohydrate porin codes for MPRVTRITPTLLLALASTTALADADLTTRSTLTGDWGGLRNQLEADGVKFTGDYSGETAYNAHGGLHRSARYSQNLKLGVQFDLSKLYGLDNGGKVQLTVNDRRGNSASEDLVGNRLPIQENYGGLYTRLTELSYERTLFTPALNVKLGYMAMGNDLGGLDSGILCNFMNAGFCGHPLNMSGGSGWTNYPNAHLGVRVKYDLSPAWQLRVAAFNVDPESNGNASRAWHLGPKHTTGTVVPVELVYRLQDELPGEYKLGYYYDSSDVQRIGSDEQVSGRGGHYLLVDQALWNDQRSPGRSLHAFGQYSASSKAASPFTRWYGAGVVLYQPFEGRPKDTVALGYGRAVPNPRSRDVLEDAAYNAGQPFPDIDSAEQLIELSYGYQATPWLNLRPDLQYIIEPGAFSGKAIDNALVLGLQVKATF; via the coding sequence ATGCCCCGCGTAACCCGCATCACCCCCACCCTGCTGCTGGCCCTGGCCAGCACCACCGCCCTGGCCGACGCCGACCTGACTACCCGCAGCACGCTTACGGGCGACTGGGGCGGCCTGCGCAATCAGCTGGAAGCAGACGGCGTCAAGTTCACAGGCGACTACAGTGGCGAAACCGCCTACAACGCCCATGGCGGCCTGCACCGCTCGGCACGCTATTCGCAAAACCTGAAACTGGGCGTGCAGTTCGACCTGTCGAAGCTGTATGGCCTGGACAACGGCGGAAAAGTCCAGTTGACCGTCAACGACCGCCGCGGCAACAGCGCCTCGGAAGACCTGGTGGGCAACCGCCTGCCGATCCAGGAAAACTACGGTGGCCTCTACACCCGGCTGACCGAACTGAGTTACGAGCGTACCCTGTTCACCCCGGCGCTGAACGTCAAGCTCGGCTACATGGCCATGGGCAACGACCTCGGTGGCCTGGACAGCGGCATCCTGTGCAACTTCATGAATGCCGGTTTCTGCGGCCACCCGCTGAACATGTCCGGCGGCAGTGGCTGGACCAACTACCCCAATGCGCATTTGGGCGTACGGGTGAAATACGACCTGTCGCCAGCCTGGCAATTGCGCGTGGCAGCATTCAATGTCGACCCCGAGAGCAACGGCAACGCCAGCCGGGCCTGGCACCTGGGGCCCAAACACACCACTGGCACCGTGGTACCGGTCGAGCTGGTATACAGGCTGCAGGACGAGCTGCCTGGCGAGTACAAGCTGGGCTACTACTACGACAGCTCCGATGTGCAGCGCATCGGCAGCGATGAACAGGTGTCGGGCCGTGGCGGCCACTACCTGCTGGTCGACCAGGCGCTGTGGAATGACCAACGCTCGCCGGGCCGCAGCTTGCATGCCTTCGGCCAGTACTCGGCATCGAGCAAGGCCGCCTCGCCGTTCACCCGCTGGTATGGTGCCGGCGTGGTGCTGTACCAGCCGTTCGAGGGGCGCCCGAAGGATACCGTGGCGCTGGGTTATGGCCGCGCCGTGCCCAACCCGCGTAGCCGCGACGTACTGGAGGATGCCGCCTACAACGCCGGCCAGCCGTTCCCCGATATCGACAGCGCCGAGCAGCTGATCGAGCTGAGCTATGGCTACCAGGCCACGCCGTGGCTGAACCTGCGCCCGGACCTGCAGTACATCATCGAGCCAGGGGCATTCTCCGGGAAAGCCATCGACAACGCGCTGGTGCTTGGCCTGCAGGTCAAGGCCACCTTCTGA
- a CDS encoding AEC family transporter, producing the protein MLHLLLTTLLPIILLIALGSLLRLRGFLADSFWPGAERLSYYVLLPSLFLHGLASANLDGVPVLGMAGVLMLSTIAGAVLLVLYQGAVNHDGVDFTSVFQGGIRFNNYIGATLAAGLYGSAGIALAAVANAAIVPLVNLLCVLVFARFSTRHSSPATVLRAIFANPLIIGCAGGLLLRASGLGLPAGVEPTVKALGQAALPLGLLCVGAALGGTSLGRQVRPLMAASAFKFLVMPLTTWGLCRLLGLGGQAATVAVLFQALPTASSSYVMARQMGGNAPLMAAIIALQTVAAAATLPLVLMLTLD; encoded by the coding sequence ATGCTCCACTTGCTGCTGACCACCCTGCTGCCGATCATCCTGCTGATTGCCCTGGGCTCCCTCCTGCGCTTGCGCGGCTTCCTCGCCGATAGCTTCTGGCCTGGCGCCGAACGCCTGAGTTACTACGTGCTGCTGCCATCGTTGTTTCTGCACGGCCTGGCCAGCGCCAACCTCGACGGCGTGCCGGTGCTGGGCATGGCCGGCGTGCTGATGCTCTCGACCATCGCCGGGGCGGTTCTGCTGGTGCTGTACCAGGGCGCAGTCAACCACGATGGCGTCGATTTCACCTCGGTGTTCCAGGGCGGCATCCGCTTCAACAACTACATCGGCGCCACCCTGGCAGCGGGCCTCTACGGCAGCGCTGGTATCGCCCTGGCTGCAGTAGCCAACGCCGCCATAGTGCCCTTGGTCAACCTGCTTTGCGTGCTGGTGTTCGCCCGTTTCAGTACCCGCCATAGCTCGCCTGCCACGGTGCTAAGGGCGATCTTCGCCAACCCCTTGATCATCGGCTGCGCTGGCGGCTTGCTGCTGCGCGCCAGCGGGCTGGGCTTGCCGGCCGGAGTCGAACCTACGGTCAAGGCCCTGGGCCAGGCCGCCCTGCCGCTGGGCCTGCTGTGCGTCGGCGCCGCCCTGGGCGGCACCAGCCTCGGCCGGCAAGTGCGCCCACTGATGGCCGCATCGGCGTTCAAGTTCCTGGTCATGCCACTGACCACCTGGGGCCTGTGCCGGCTGCTGGGCCTGGGTGGCCAGGCGGCGACGGTGGCGGTGCTGTTCCAGGCGCTGCCCACGGCTTCCTCGTCCTATGTGATGGCCCGGCAGATGGGCGGTAACGCACCGCTGATGGCAGCCATCATCGCCTTGCAGACCGTGGCGGCCGCCGCGACCTTGCCTTTGGTACTCATGCTGACGCTTGACTAG
- a CDS encoding LysE family transporter, translating to MALDTWLIYLLASIGLSLTPGPNSLLALSHGALYGARRTLFTIIGGVFGFSALIALAMFGLSALLQASASLLNVLKWVGGAYLIWLGIQLWRSPGLHLELTGQSARLGNASLFRQGLLSAMANPKVLLFYGAFLPQFIDPQRGLLSQFVVMAATFASVEFLVEYLLARLAFRIRPWLAKGGKGFNRCCGSLFALIGVALPLGR from the coding sequence ATGGCACTCGACACCTGGCTGATCTACCTGCTGGCCAGTATCGGCCTGTCGCTCACCCCAGGCCCCAACAGCCTGCTGGCCCTGAGCCACGGCGCCTTGTACGGCGCGCGGCGGACGTTGTTCACCATCATCGGCGGGGTGTTCGGCTTCAGCGCCCTGATCGCCTTGGCCATGTTCGGCCTCAGCGCGTTGCTGCAGGCCTCGGCCTCGTTACTGAACGTGCTCAAGTGGGTGGGGGGTGCCTACCTGATCTGGTTGGGAATCCAGCTGTGGCGCAGCCCGGGCCTGCACCTTGAGTTGACCGGGCAAAGCGCCCGGCTGGGCAATGCCAGCCTGTTCCGCCAGGGCCTGCTGTCGGCCATGGCCAACCCCAAGGTGCTGTTGTTCTATGGTGCGTTCCTGCCGCAATTCATCGACCCGCAGCGTGGGCTGCTCTCGCAGTTCGTGGTCATGGCGGCGACCTTTGCCAGTGTCGAGTTTCTGGTCGAATACCTGTTGGCCCGCCTGGCGTTTCGCATCCGCCCCTGGCTGGCCAAGGGCGGCAAAGGCTTCAATCGCTGCTGTGGCAGCCTGTTCGCCCTGATCGGCGTGGCGTTGCCGCTTGGGCGATGA
- a CDS encoding cupin, which yields MTLHNLLTDLPPCAATSAERVDELLSRPGVRVERIVSTGQASPPGFWYDQAEGEWVVLLSGAAGLRFEHEQHTRLLAAGDCLDIPPHYRHRVEWTAPGTATIWLAVFYSSGSPWPA from the coding sequence ATGACATTGCACAACCTCCTGACCGACCTGCCCCCTTGCGCCGCCACCAGCGCTGAACGTGTCGATGAGCTGCTCAGCCGCCCGGGCGTACGCGTGGAACGCATCGTCTCCACTGGCCAGGCCAGCCCGCCCGGGTTCTGGTACGACCAGGCCGAAGGCGAATGGGTGGTCTTGCTCAGCGGTGCCGCGGGCCTGCGCTTCGAGCATGAACAGCACACCCGCCTGCTGGCAGCGGGCGATTGCCTGGACATCCCGCCACATTACCGCCATCGCGTGGAATGGACTGCCCCCGGCACAGCGACGATCTGGCTTGCGGTTTTCTACAGCAGTGGCAGTCCGTGGCCGGCGTAA